CAAAGTGCTCCAGTGATGAACCCTTTCTCAACAAAGGAGACACAGAGTTCCGAATTAATGGATGGCTTTCGCATGCTTTCCCGTGGCAAAGGTTTCTCCATAACTGGGAGGTCCGGAGAATTTCGTGGAGGACGAACACTAACTAGTAACTACGTGCAGAGCGGTCCGAATTTCCAACTAATGCCATTTTTTTCAGCAGGCCGGAGCGTGGGAGTCTAAGGACATGATAAGCCGGATCAAACTTTGGAATTCATTGAACGAGGTCCCCCCTTCAGCAACGCTCTTCTTTGCCATCTCCGCCATCTCCCTGGCATTTCTCCTGAGCTCCTCTGACCTCTCTCCTTCCATCACCTCCCTCACCATCTTCTCCACGATGCTTCTCCCACACAAGTCCTTCATGTCCAACCCGATTCCCCACACCGCACTCACAAACCTGCTGTTGATCTGCTGGTCGGCGAAGAACGGCCAGCAGAGCATCGGCTTGCCCGCCGCGATGCTCTCCAATGTCGAGTTCCAGCCGCTGTGGGTCAGGAAGCACCCCACCGCCGGGTGGGACAGCACCTCCTCCTGCGGGGCCCATCCCACCATGCAGCCCCTCTCCCTCGtcccctcctccacctccgccggCAACACCTCcgtccctccccctctcctgtTGATCAAATCCGACCGCACCACCCACAGGAACCTCTGGCCGCTGTCGACCAGCCCGTGCCAGAACTCCATGAACTCCTCCCTCGTCACCACCGCCAAGCTCCCGAAGCTCACATAAACAACCGACCGGTCTGGCTGCGAGTCAAGCCAGGTCATGCAGTCCCGATCCTCTTGCCACAGGCTGCCAGAATCTGATGATGTTCTGGCCAGCGCGTTGAGGGGTCCAACAGCGTAGGTGACAGGGCTATTGTTACGGATGTGAGACAGCGCCGAGCCCTCCAGAGACTCGAAGGTGTTGAGTATAAGCGCTCTCGCTCGATTCGCGCTAGCGGTCACAGAAGACACCACCTGGAGCTCCCGGTCCGTATGGTCTCTGGCCTGCCTGCAAAAGCTCGGAAGATCTCGCCGCCGCAAGAAGCTCTCCATCCCCGGCACTCCTCGCACCGGCTCGTCCAGATCCGCACCCTCTGTTCCAATGCACCGATCAATACTTTC
The Phoenix dactylifera cultivar Barhee BC4 chromosome 3, palm_55x_up_171113_PBpolish2nd_filt_p, whole genome shotgun sequence DNA segment above includes these coding regions:
- the LOC103704099 gene encoding 7-deoxyloganetic acid glucosyltransferase-like, whose product is MDGGRRKEVHVLVFPFPGQGMVNCMLKLADLLSGAGLLVTFLNTHHNHRHLSRFSGAHTRLAQRPKFRFASIPDGLSEEETRSVFNFFDLEESMRTRAAASFRDLLIAYRDKDSGGWPPVTCVIADGLMPFAVDVSEEVGIPAIIFRTISACCVWAFLCVPKLLENGEIPFPEGADLDEPVRGVPGMESFLRRRDLPSFCRQARDHTDRELQVVSSVTASANRARALILNTFESLEGSALSHIRNNSPVTYAVGPLNALARTSSDSGSLWQEDRDCMTWLDSQPDRSVVYVSFGSLAVVTREEFMEFWHGLVDSGQRFLWVVRSDLINRRGGGTEVLPAEVEEGTRERGCMVGWAPQEEVLSHPAVGCFLTHSGWNSTLESIAAGKPMLCWPFFADQQINSRFVSAVWGIGLDMKDLCGRSIVEKMVREVMEGERSEELRRNAREMAEMAKKSVAEGGTSFNEFQSLIRLIMSLDSHAPAC